The DNA sequence TGTTGTCGATCGATGAAATATCCAATTAGTAACCAATCTGACCTATATCAATTATGGAATTTCAACTtttattattgatttcattggaAATAAGCTACTGTCCAGTGCCCATTCTTAGAAGAGAATCAAAAGATTATCCTTATAAAAATGTTTGTAGTAAGAATGGAAATATTCAAACCCGATTATCCTTCAGACGAATTCAGATATTCtttagaaatcaaaattcaGGATTCGAAAACCTCTGAGAAGATTAGGACATGGATCGAATATGGGATTTTGGTTATTCGCTTACATCCCTAATTATGTGATTGTATGGCTCAAGCATTAGCCAATTAATAATCAAGTGTTCCTCGTGCAAGGTAATAGTGGTTTGATGGTCCTTTGTCCTTGCTACCTTATTTGGTGCAAGAGAAATTAAAGGAacgggaaagaaaaaaataattacaaaaattctttcttaggtttgaaaattttcatttcccttctctttaatttcccttacaaccaaaatGTAGCTTCCGTAATTGCAAAATGATCTATCATGAAGCAAAAGTCATAGAGaagtattatttatttatttattttatccgGTAAGGCACGCAGGATTATGAAACTTaggaaaaattacaagattactctttcatttttttctgaaaaaaattacaagattactcttttatttttttctgaaaaaaattgCAAGATTACTAAAAATTAGGTTTTGGATTACCAAATTATCCACCGAATTTTTGTTTTAACAAAATTATCCAAAATAGGGACGGAAATTACAAAACTACACAAAAGTGACAAAAGGGTATCCTCATTTCGCCGTTTACATTTTTTGGACAATTTTGCCCCTCCTTCCCTGTATCCGGTGACTCCTCTCCAAGCCTTATACTCTCGTTGCTTCTTTGCACTTCACAGTCACCCTCCTGTGTCTGTCTTCCTTTGAGTTTCCAGCGACGAAGTTACCGGAACAGAGACCAGAGCTCTAGCAACTCAGCTGAGATTCATTGGTGGGAGCTAGCGCCATAATCTCCGAACTAACGAGATTTTCTTCAGGGTGGGCAGGTAGAGAGGGATTGAACTACATGTAGGTGCAATCGATGTGGAAACTATTGCATCGTCTAGGGTTTCTTCCAACGACTCTTCAACTCTCTCCTGAAACAGAAGtgtctctctttatctctctctgCATCTCACTAAGCAATCAAGGTCTAGAGCTTTAATTTCCTCCTGGGAATCAGAGCATGGAGTCGCATTCTCAGGAGCAACACACAATCCACGGCCACAGGCGCGGACCTTCCAACTCGGAATTTCTGTGCCCCGTTTTGGCGTTGGCTATGAATTCTACGGATCAGAAAAATCCTTCTGAAACTTCTGAGCTGTTGCCTCCTCGTATGGACTTTGGAGAAGTCCGGAAGTACTCGATACTGATTTGTGAATCATGGAATATGATTACAAATTTCGATTTTCAGTTGTAAGGCATTcgccttctgaaaaatttcgctTCCATTTTCGTGAGTGGGGGGAATTCTCGAGATCGAATGATTAGATTTTTGTGTCTTAGAACACCACATCCGGTGCTGGGTTTCTTCTCGATCTATCATCGGATCAAACTGTGTAGCCGAATCCCACAACGTAGGTTTTCAGCCCCGTGCGTCCAATTAGTGGATGACTCTGAGAATTCCTCTTGCTCTGCATTGGGGTTTAATACTAATTATGATTCCCATACATACGCTCGGATGTTCCAGGACTGCACCGGCAATGGAAATGCCAGAAAGTGGGGGATGGGAATCCACGGTGATGTTCTCAAGAGGGGGAACTGTTTGGATTTGTTCGCTTGGAACGTTCTTCTTAACATGTATGTGAAAGAAGGCCTCCTCGCTGACGCACGAACTTTGTTTGATGGAATGCGGGACAGAAATACTATTTCATTTGTTACCTTAATTCAGGGTTATTCACAGTCTGTCCAATTTGACGAGGCAATCAAGTTGTTCATCAGGCTGCGTAGAGAGGACCATGAACTCAACCCCTTTGTCTTTACAACAATTCTGAAGTTGCTTGTGAGTACCGGTTCTGCAGAGCTTTGTTGGCGAATCCATGCCTGCATTTTTAAGCTTGGCCATGATTCAGATGCATATGTTGCGACAGCTCTCATTGATGCCTATTCAGTGTGTGGACTTGTTGATGAAGCCAAGAAAGTATTTGATAAGATTGCTGAGAGGGACATGATTTCTTGGACTGGGATGATAGCTTGCTATGCTGAAAATGACTACTTCAATGAGGCTTTGGAACTCTTCTCCCAAATGAGGAAGGTCAACCTCAAGCCAAACAATTTTACTTTTGCTAGTTCACTCAAGGCCTCCGTTGGCCTGCCTGCCTTTGACTTGGGCAAGGGGATCCACGGATGTGCCTTAAAAACCCGGTATGAGCTGGATCTTTATGTAGGTTGTGCTTTGCTTGATTTGTACACTAAGTTTGGAGATATTAATGATGCTCAGATTGTTTTTGAGGAGATGCCTCAGAAACATGTGATTCATTGGAGTTTCATGATTGCACGTTATGCTCAGAGTGATCGAAGCGAGGAGGCCTTGAAGCTATTTTTTCGGATGAGACGAGACTTAGTGGTCCCTAATCAGTTTACATTTGCTAGTGTTTTCCAGGCCTGTGCAACCATGGAAGCTCTAGTATTTGGGAAGCAAACACATGGCCATGTTCTGAAGGTTGGACTTGATTTTGACATTTTTGTAAGAAATGCCCTTATGGATGTCTATGCTAAATGTGGAATTATGGAGGACTGTATGAAATTATTTGTGGAGTCACCCGAAAGAAATGATGTGACTTGGAATACACTGATTGTGGGGTATGTGCAGCTAGGATATGGAGAGGAGGCACTGAGACTCTTCTCTGAGATGGTTAATGACCTAGTCCAGCCAACCCAAATTACATACTCTTGTACTCTTCGTGGTTGTGCAAAC is a window from the Macadamia integrifolia cultivar HAES 741 chromosome 5, SCU_Mint_v3, whole genome shotgun sequence genome containing:
- the LOC122078164 gene encoding putative pentatricopeptide repeat-containing protein At5g13230, mitochondrial, yielding MIRFLCLRTPHPVLGFFSIYHRIKLCSRIPQRRFSAPCVQLVDDSENSSCSALGFNTNYDSHTYARMFQDCTGNGNARKWGMGIHGDVLKRGNCLDLFAWNVLLNMYVKEGLLADARTLFDGMRDRNTISFVTLIQGYSQSVQFDEAIKLFIRLRREDHELNPFVFTTILKLLVSTGSAELCWRIHACIFKLGHDSDAYVATALIDAYSVCGLVDEAKKVFDKIAERDMISWTGMIACYAENDYFNEALELFSQMRKVNLKPNNFTFASSLKASVGLPAFDLGKGIHGCALKTRYELDLYVGCALLDLYTKFGDINDAQIVFEEMPQKHVIHWSFMIARYAQSDRSEEALKLFFRMRRDLVVPNQFTFASVFQACATMEALVFGKQTHGHVLKVGLDFDIFVRNALMDVYAKCGIMEDCMKLFVESPERNDVTWNTLIVGYVQLGYGEEALRLFSEMVNDLVQPTQITYSCTLRGCANLTALEAGLQIHCLIVKTIFDKDTVVCNALIDMYAKCGSIKDARSIFDAMSERDEVSWNSMIAGYSLHGLSEDALGIFERMRETEIIPNKITFIGVLSACSNRGLVDWGQSYFHSMVQDYGIMPCIEHYTCMVWLLGRSGRLDEALKIIEEIPFEPSVMLWRALLGACVIHNDIELGRISAERVLEMEPHDEAAHVLLSNMYATVKKWDNVISIRKYMKRKGVKKEPGLSWIENQSNVHYFSAGDRSHPDIRIINGMLEWLNIKIRREGYIPNRNVVLLDVEEDEKESLLWLHSERLALAFGLFRTPPGSPVRIIKNLRICADCHAAVKLISKVVRREFIVRDMNRFHHFEDGICSCGDYW